The Helicoverpa armigera isolate CAAS_96S chromosome 18, ASM3070526v1, whole genome shotgun sequence genome has a window encoding:
- the LOC110376689 gene encoding H/ACA ribonucleoprotein complex non-core subunit NAF1, whose product MENLDRSNNKNVSLSLIAEYGGSDSDSDDTETRSNDNTTDSDAADLTEMVLKNNIINACAHGPLSRPSGRDEADVSRHMIIDSAESGVVEYEVTEYRDADSDSDSESTSASSDSDVDSVKDIEEVSSGDEFEGQNKTGKPETPKVNGEMGLDDLPPIEDLAISLPAQETTKIGTIASIVDRLVIVRALPETPAVDLDSVLFLDNGAKALGRVFDVFGPVTEPHYCVRFNSAEHVRERGAAAGADVFIAPRTQHTNYVFLAELMKIKGSDASWLHDVEPPPHQIEYSDDEEERRANRARREQRRAQTEDSEDGETSKNARKLPERRNQRPSESSSRFGSGPSRGRNPFAAGSRRNNNPNAFPRVGRPWPNNMGLRTPPPHPNNDHGAHGPFSAPPNFNGPPMFPPPFNPSTPPPFMGNMFQFGASRMSGSPVPPFRHNVPVFGSNYCSVPGPHPQWVNNGPPPPPGT is encoded by the exons ATGGAAAACCTTGATCGTAGCAATAACAAGAACGTGTCTCTCAGTTTGATAGCAGAATACGGGGGTTCAGATTCCGATTCGGATGATACAGAGACCCGTTCGAACGACAATACAACTGATTCTGATGCCGCAGACCTTACGGAGATGGTGTtgaagaataatataataaacgcgTGCGCTCACGGGCCTCTGTCGAGGCCGAGCGGCCGTGACGAAGCGGATGTCAGTAGGCACATGATAATCGACAGTGCGGAGAGTGGCGTGGTGGAGTACGAGGTGACGGAGTACCGTGATGCGGACAGCGACTCCGACAGTGAGTCCACGAGCGCCTCCAGCGACAGCGATGTGGACTCCGTCAAAGACATTGAGGAGGTCTCCAGCGG AGATGAATTCGAAGGCCAAAACAAGACAGGAAAGCCAGAGACGCCCAAAGTGAACGGTGAAATGGGCTTGGATGACCTGCCTCCCATAGAAGATCTTGCCATCAGCCTGCCAGCTCAGGAGACCACCAAGATCGGAACCATTGCCAGCATAGTTGATAGATTAG TTATAGTTCGTGCACTGCCCGAGACCCCGGCGGTGGACTTGGACAGCGTACTGTTCTTAGATAATGGCGCCAAAGCTTTAGGCAGAGTCTTCGATGTTTTCGGCCCT GTAACAGAGCCTCACTACTGCGTGCGGTTCAACTCGGCGGAGCACGtgcgcgagcgcggcgcggcggccggcgccgaCGTGTTCATCGCGCCGCGCACACAACACACCAACTATGTCTTCCTTGCTGAGCTTATGAA AATAAAAGGCTCGGATGCTTCCTGGCTGCACGACGTGGAGCCTCCTCCCCATCAGATCGAGTACTCCGACGATGAAGAGGAACGGAGAGCCAACAGAGCGCGGCGCGAGCAGAGGAGGGCGCAAACTGAGGACTCCGAGGACGGAGAAACCTCCAAAAACGCCAGAAAACTCCCAGAGAGACGCAACCAAAGACCTTCAGAGTCCAGCAGCCGCTTCGGCAGCGGACCCAGCAGGGGCAGGAACCCCTTCGCTGCAGGATCTAGAAGAAATAATAACCCCAACGCATTCCCACGCGTGGGTAGGCCCTGGCCCAACAATATGGGGCTTAGGACTCCTCCCCCACACCCGAACAACGACCATGGAGCTCACGGGCCTTTCAGTGCACCTCCGAACTTCAATGGTCCGCCAATGTTCCCGCCGCCGTTCAACCCCTCCACTCCGCCGCCGTTCATGGGCAACATGTTCCAGTTCGGCGCGAGCAGGATGTCGGGCAGCCCCGTGCCTCCCTTCCGCCACAACGTGCCGGTGTTCGGCTCCAACTACTGCAGCGTCCCCGGCCCCCACCCCCAGTGGGTGAACAACGGCCCCCCACCGCCCCCAGGAACCTAA